A window of Ptychodera flava strain L36383 chromosome 1, AS_Pfla_20210202, whole genome shotgun sequence contains these coding sequences:
- the LOC139143456 gene encoding uncharacterized protein — MFTSSDINTVIQNRRRRRRISLRTRRKRMSSARKRLNFLDENHIDSTISDTSFSVNHGNCTSPLTEESTGTTCPTRAPMMKQAPVKKRSTKRQRISNADLEDRTRHKRSRPSQDRRSTSSFEPARTASSRQSRRSTQTQRPAICCTELREKVERILSEIAWVGQIVNSSYEERCISSLVLYKLVFKGLVLARSDFVLRARILSTPAYLWEGKIYWKEPTRSSNVTSFRSMEGYIYGPIQYIPHFGSMECFTDVRLYLFPVAIMAKLKDHIDYDISETCLFSSRNEEMYRGLSRTLSSNFVGLIRTGDDHGEKQQTVLLWCDGKAPSVKICVPRDEEIFHRHFRNLALLYLFVDELL, encoded by the exons ATGTTTACATCGTCCGACATCAATACTGTCATCCAGAACAGACGACGGCGACGACGCATCTCTCTCAGGACGAGACGTAAAAGAA TGAGTTCAGCCAGGAAAAGACTCAACTTCCTCGACGAGAATCACATCGATTCAACGATTAGCGACACATCTTTCAGCGTTAACCATGGTAACTGCACAAGTCCGCTTACCGAAGAGTCCACTGGCACCACCTGTCCGACAAGAGCACCAATGATGAAACAAGCGCCGGTAAAGAAGCGATCG ACAAAGCGACAGAGGATATCCAACGCCGATCTCGAAGACCGGACGCGGCACAAACGTTCCCGACCGTCACAAGATCGGCGATCGACATCATCGTTCGAGCCCGCCAGGACAGCATCCTCACGGCAATCTCGACGTTCTACGCAGACGCAAAGACCTGCAATTTGCTGCACAGAACTACGAGAGAAAGTTGAAAGAATTTTGTCCGAAATAGCGTGGGTTGGACAAATCGTGAATTCTTCATATGAAGAGCGATGTATTTCCTCACTAGTCCTGTACAAACTCGTATTCAAGGGTCTCGTTCTTGCACGATCAGATTTTGTTCTGAGGGCTAGAATTCTGAGTACGCCAGCTTACCTGTGGGAAGGAAAGATCTACTGGAAAGAG CCGACGAGATCTTCTAATGTGACGTCATTCAGGTCGATGGAGGGCTACATCTATGGACCTATTCAATACATACCCCACTTTGGTTCCATGGAGTGTTTTACTGATGTGAGACTCTATCTTTTCCCTGTTGCAATAATG gCTAAGCTGAAGGATCATATCGATTACGATATCTCAGAGACGTGTTTATTCTCCTCGAGAAATGAAGAAATGTACCGTGGCCTTTCCAGAACCTTATCTTCAAACTTT GTTGGTCTTATCAGGACTGGAGATGACCATGGTGAGAAACAGCAAACCGTGCTGCTGTGGTGCGACGGAAAGGCGCCCTCTGTGAAAATATGTGTTCCAAGGGACGAAGAAATCTTTCATCGCCATTTCCGTAATCTTGCCCTCCTTTATCTGTTCGTCGACGAATTGCTATAG